A window of Fictibacillus halophilus contains these coding sequences:
- the paaD gene encoding 1,2-phenylacetyl-CoA epoxidase subunit PaaD, with amino-acid sequence MSELKSSMTDSVMDALGDVKDPEIASVSILDLGMVHEVDVTDDKVRISVLPTFSGCPALHIIERDIKKAIENVEGITSAEVKFVFTPSWTTDRITPEGRERLKEFGISPPPANHVMGEPWEIDCPYCGSTYVTMENIFGPTACRSILYCKSCKNPFEAMKPVADMG; translated from the coding sequence GTGTCCGAATTAAAGAGCAGCATGACTGATAGTGTGATGGACGCGCTTGGGGATGTAAAAGATCCTGAAATCGCCTCTGTCAGCATATTAGATCTCGGGATGGTGCACGAAGTTGACGTGACAGATGATAAGGTAAGGATTTCTGTTCTACCTACGTTCTCTGGCTGCCCAGCTTTGCACATCATCGAACGAGATATTAAAAAAGCAATTGAAAATGTAGAAGGAATTACTTCAGCAGAAGTGAAATTTGTATTTACACCATCGTGGACAACAGACCGCATTACACCAGAGGGACGAGAGAGGTTAAAAGAGTTTGGCATCTCACCTCCACCAGCGAACCATGTGATGGGTGAGCCTTGGGAGATCGATTGTCCGTATTGTGGATCAACATATGTAACGATGGAAAACATCTTTGGACCAACAGCCTGCAGAAGTATCCTATATTGCAAGTCGTGCAAGAACCCGTTTGAAGCGATGAAACCTGTTGCTGACATGGGGTAA
- the paaA gene encoding 1,2-phenylacetyl-CoA epoxidase subunit PaaA, which translates to MTVGMSFNQLSEEEKMTHFLDRINAGEKIEPDDWMPEDYRLQLIRLISMHGISEIMGALPEKEWVPKAPSLHRKLAIMAKVQDEMGHGQLLLRVAEDLMAPLGKNRHDIMEDLFSGKLKFHNVFHMDAPTWGDAGIIAWLVDGAAIISQSMMLDSSYGPYARALKRICAEEVFHAQHGESIILAMAEGTPEQRELLQDSLNRWWESLIMFFGPKSAKETGNSNADKNIMYKIRTKTNEDLRQEFFTKYIPRIWSLGLTIPDDTIRFDEDSQMWIYKDADWSKFKQIVSGNGPQSQNRLDLRRRSYKNNEWVRAALAAKKAI; encoded by the coding sequence ATGACAGTTGGTATGAGTTTTAATCAGCTTAGTGAAGAAGAGAAGATGACTCATTTTCTTGATCGAATCAATGCCGGTGAGAAGATCGAACCGGACGATTGGATGCCGGAAGATTACCGCCTGCAGCTGATTCGTTTGATTTCAATGCATGGCATTTCGGAAATTATGGGAGCGCTTCCAGAGAAAGAATGGGTACCTAAAGCACCTTCTCTACACCGCAAACTCGCGATCATGGCTAAAGTTCAGGATGAGATGGGGCATGGGCAGCTTTTGCTTCGTGTGGCAGAAGATTTGATGGCTCCTCTAGGTAAGAACCGCCACGACATCATGGAAGATCTTTTTTCAGGTAAATTAAAGTTTCATAATGTGTTTCATATGGATGCTCCAACTTGGGGAGATGCGGGAATCATCGCTTGGCTTGTAGATGGAGCGGCAATCATCTCTCAAAGTATGATGCTTGATTCTTCTTACGGTCCATACGCCAGGGCGTTAAAGCGTATTTGTGCAGAAGAAGTTTTCCACGCACAACACGGTGAGAGCATCATTTTAGCGATGGCAGAAGGAACACCGGAACAGCGTGAATTGCTGCAGGATTCGTTAAATCGCTGGTGGGAATCACTCATCATGTTCTTTGGACCAAAGTCAGCAAAAGAAACCGGAAATTCAAACGCTGATAAGAACATCATGTACAAGATCCGTACAAAAACAAACGAGGACCTCAGGCAAGAGTTCTTCACGAAATACATTCCGCGTATTTGGTCGCTTGGGCTGACAATTCCAGACGATACGATCCGCTTTGATGAAGATAGCCAAATGTGGATCTATAAGGATGCCGACTGGAGCAAGTTCAAACAGATTGTGTCAGGTAACGGACCACAATCACAGAATCGTTTAGATCTACGCCGCCGTTCATATAAAAATAATGAGTGGGTACGCGCAGCACTCGCTGCTAAAAAGGCGATCTAA
- a CDS encoding enoyl-CoA hydratase/isomerase family protein, translated as MSNYETILTSVEDGIASIQLNRPRVLNAINRPMVTELLEAFESFDRNDEVKAIVLTGSERAFAAGADIDEMKEDTAVSLELLNQFKEWDRLATIKKPIIGAVNGYCFGGGFELALCADILFAAENAQFGFPEIKLGVMPGAGGTVKLTKLMGQKKALEWLWLGDPMTADEALQYGVINRVIAPELVVDEAKKYAKIVASRAPLSTRLIKETVYKSIDYSTHEGMQFERKNFYLLFSSQDQKEGMKAFVEKRPAEFKGK; from the coding sequence ATGAGTAATTACGAAACAATTCTAACCTCTGTTGAAGATGGGATCGCCTCTATTCAATTAAACAGGCCTCGCGTGTTAAACGCGATCAACAGGCCGATGGTTACGGAACTATTAGAAGCTTTTGAAAGCTTCGACCGTAATGATGAGGTAAAAGCAATTGTTTTAACAGGCAGTGAGCGTGCATTTGCAGCAGGTGCCGACATTGATGAGATGAAAGAAGATACAGCCGTCTCTCTTGAACTATTAAACCAGTTTAAAGAGTGGGACCGCCTCGCAACGATTAAAAAGCCAATTATCGGTGCCGTCAACGGCTATTGTTTTGGTGGAGGCTTTGAATTGGCCTTGTGTGCAGACATCCTCTTCGCAGCAGAAAATGCACAGTTTGGTTTTCCTGAGATCAAGCTTGGCGTGATGCCAGGTGCTGGTGGTACGGTAAAACTTACAAAGCTGATGGGACAGAAAAAAGCGCTCGAGTGGCTATGGCTCGGTGACCCGATGACAGCTGATGAAGCTCTTCAATACGGAGTGATTAACCGTGTCATCGCACCTGAACTTGTCGTAGACGAGGCAAAAAAGTATGCGAAGATTGTAGCTTCTAGAGCACCTTTATCTACTCGTTTAATAAAAGAGACTGTTTATAAGTCTATTGATTATTCCACACACGAAGGCATGCAGTTCGAACGTAAAAACTTTTATCTATTATTCTCGTCTCAGGATCAAAAAGAAGGCATGAAGGCTTTCGTTGAAAAGCGTCCAGCCGAATTTAAAGGGAAGTAG
- a CDS encoding phenylacetate--CoA ligase family protein has translation MILHPQVECMSRDEKEELQLHRLKQTLQNVYENVPFYKNTFDEKGILPSSIKTLEDLQKLPFTVKKDLRDHYPFGLFAVPQDHLVRLHASSGTSGKPTVVGYTEGDIDRWSNMVARSIAIAGGEPGHVLHNAYGYGLFTGGLGLHNGSERLGMITVPVSGGNTERQILLIEDFKPQVICGTPSYILTIAEKMEEMGKDPKATSIEYGIFGAEPWSEEMRATLEEKLSIKAMDIYGLSEVMGPGVAMECHEAQDGLHIMDDHFLAEIINPDTLEPMPDGHYGELVFTSLTKEAFPIIRYRTGDIASLNRVPCSCGRTSIRMSRVKGRIDDMIIVRGVNVFPSEIENCLLSIEDIVPHYQVHILTEGLKEHIELHVEMTEQLYAVTNGDEDHEATHLLKKTITKKIKDTCLVSMNIKVYPPKGIPRSEGKAIRVVRKTQKKMGV, from the coding sequence ATGATCCTCCATCCACAAGTGGAATGTATGAGTCGTGATGAAAAAGAAGAGCTGCAGCTTCATCGGCTAAAGCAAACGCTACAGAACGTATACGAGAATGTCCCTTTTTACAAAAATACATTTGATGAAAAAGGAATCCTTCCCTCATCGATCAAGACATTAGAAGATCTTCAAAAGCTTCCTTTTACCGTAAAAAAAGATCTTCGAGATCATTATCCTTTTGGACTTTTTGCAGTTCCACAAGATCACCTTGTCCGACTGCATGCATCTTCTGGAACGAGCGGTAAACCTACAGTAGTTGGCTATACAGAAGGAGACATTGATCGGTGGAGTAACATGGTTGCACGTTCTATCGCAATCGCAGGTGGAGAGCCTGGTCATGTGCTTCATAATGCCTATGGCTACGGGCTTTTTACAGGGGGACTCGGACTTCATAACGGATCAGAGCGCCTTGGCATGATTACAGTTCCTGTTTCAGGAGGAAATACAGAACGGCAAATACTTTTGATCGAAGACTTTAAACCACAGGTGATATGCGGCACTCCTTCTTATATCTTAACCATTGCAGAAAAGATGGAGGAGATGGGAAAAGATCCTAAAGCCACTTCGATAGAATATGGAATATTTGGAGCCGAGCCGTGGTCGGAAGAGATGCGTGCAACGCTTGAAGAGAAGCTTAGTATCAAAGCGATGGATATCTATGGATTGAGCGAAGTGATGGGTCCAGGCGTTGCGATGGAATGCCATGAAGCGCAGGATGGGCTTCATATTATGGATGATCATTTTTTAGCTGAGATCATTAACCCTGATACACTCGAACCTATGCCTGACGGTCATTATGGCGAACTCGTGTTTACGAGTTTAACCAAGGAAGCTTTTCCGATCATCCGATATCGTACGGGAGATATCGCATCCCTCAATAGAGTTCCTTGCAGCTGCGGAAGGACATCTATACGTATGAGTCGTGTGAAAGGGCGAATCGATGACATGATCATCGTTCGTGGAGTTAACGTGTTTCCGTCTGAAATTGAGAATTGTCTTCTTTCGATAGAGGACATCGTTCCACACTATCAAGTTCATATTTTAACAGAAGGCTTAAAGGAGCATATCGAACTTCATGTTGAGATGACAGAACAACTTTATGCTGTAACAAACGGTGACGAAGATCATGAGGCGACGCACCTGTTAAAGAAGACGATCACAAAAAAAATTAAAGACACATGCCTTGTATCCATGAATATTAAAGTGTATCCACCAAAAGGGATACCACGTTCTGAAGGTAAAGCGATTCGAGTCGTCAGGAAAACACAGAAAAAAATGGGCGTATAA
- a CDS encoding EthD family reductase → MVKLIALYKTPENLEQFDDHYFGHHTEITKKIPGLRKMEVTKIVGSPMGKSEYHILCEMYYDDHDALKAAMKSDEGKASGKDLMSFAAELVTLMIGEEINE, encoded by the coding sequence ATGGTAAAACTAATCGCACTTTACAAAACACCTGAAAACTTGGAGCAGTTCGACGACCACTATTTTGGACATCATACTGAGATCACGAAGAAGATTCCTGGACTTCGCAAAATGGAAGTAACGAAGATCGTAGGCTCGCCGATGGGGAAAAGCGAATACCACATTCTTTGTGAAATGTACTACGACGATCATGATGCTCTTAAAGCAGCGATGAAGTCTGATGAAGGTAAAGCTTCTGGCAAAGACTTAATGAGCTTTGCGGCTGAACTTGTAACGCTTATGATCGGTGAGGAAATCAATGAGTAA
- a CDS encoding aldehyde dehydrogenase family protein — translation MSTKTEVKAVKRDVYEMVIGGQSVGGSEGEYFVTYNPATGEPLAKVAKATKADVDSAVKAARTAFETGKWKRSPVSKRSRTMNKIASIMRSRFNELVELEILNSGKSLSAAQGQVMQAIEDFEFYAGAIVSHRGAVNPMPGPFMNYTLKEPLGVCAQIIPWNYPMMMAAWKIAPAIATGCSVILKPASLTPLTAIVMTEICHEAGVPEGVVNIITGDGATVGSYLAEHEGVDKVAFTGETGTGKDIMAKASQTLKRVTLELGGKSPNLVFADTDLDAAVDGSLFGIFYNTGQSCEARSRLYIEESIYDAFMEKFVEKAKKLVLGNPLDQGTHVGAIISERQLEVIDGYVKSAEEEGATILLGGGRAKVDGYENGHWYLPTIITDVNEDMKVVKEEIFGPVVVVSTFKDEKEAVKLANNTDFGLAAAIWTKDHAKATRVAGMIQAGTIMINSPFSAFPGTPFGGYKQSGFGRELCIETLDLYSETKSVVSYTGSRPLNPFNL, via the coding sequence ATGAGTACAAAGACAGAAGTTAAAGCGGTAAAACGTGACGTATATGAAATGGTAATCGGCGGACAAAGTGTTGGTGGATCTGAGGGAGAATACTTTGTTACATATAACCCAGCAACAGGTGAACCGTTAGCGAAAGTTGCAAAAGCAACAAAAGCTGATGTGGACTCTGCTGTAAAGGCTGCAAGAACAGCTTTTGAAACGGGAAAATGGAAGCGCTCTCCTGTAAGCAAGCGTTCTCGCACGATGAATAAGATCGCTAGCATCATGCGTTCTCGCTTCAACGAACTTGTTGAGCTAGAAATTTTGAACAGCGGAAAATCATTGAGTGCTGCACAAGGGCAAGTCATGCAAGCGATTGAAGACTTTGAGTTCTACGCAGGTGCGATTGTAAGCCACCGCGGTGCTGTGAACCCTATGCCAGGACCATTCATGAACTACACGCTAAAAGAGCCTCTAGGCGTATGCGCACAGATCATTCCTTGGAACTATCCGATGATGATGGCAGCGTGGAAGATCGCACCAGCAATCGCAACGGGCTGTTCTGTAATCTTAAAGCCTGCTAGTTTAACGCCTTTAACAGCGATCGTAATGACGGAGATCTGTCACGAAGCGGGTGTTCCTGAAGGTGTTGTAAACATCATTACAGGTGACGGAGCTACGGTTGGTTCATACCTTGCTGAACACGAAGGTGTAGATAAAGTAGCGTTTACGGGTGAAACAGGAACAGGAAAAGACATCATGGCTAAGGCGTCTCAAACGCTAAAACGTGTAACGCTTGAACTTGGTGGAAAATCACCTAACTTAGTTTTTGCCGATACGGATCTTGATGCAGCAGTGGACGGCTCATTATTCGGTATTTTCTACAATACAGGGCAATCCTGTGAAGCACGATCTCGCTTGTACATTGAGGAAAGTATCTATGACGCGTTCATGGAAAAGTTCGTTGAAAAAGCGAAAAAACTTGTACTAGGTAATCCGCTCGATCAAGGTACTCATGTTGGGGCGATTATTTCAGAGCGTCAGCTTGAAGTGATCGACGGCTACGTAAAATCTGCTGAAGAAGAAGGAGCAACAATCCTTCTAGGCGGCGGACGTGCAAAAGTGGACGGTTATGAAAACGGTCATTGGTATCTTCCGACAATCATTACGGATGTAAACGAAGACATGAAAGTGGTTAAAGAAGAAATCTTCGGACCGGTTGTCGTTGTATCGACGTTTAAGGACGAAAAAGAGGCTGTGAAACTAGCAAACAATACGGACTTCGGTCTGGCAGCAGCAATTTGGACGAAGGATCACGCAAAGGCAACACGTGTAGCGGGTATGATTCAAGCAGGAACGATCATGATCAACTCACCGTTCTCTGCATTCCCAGGAACTCCATTCGGC
- the paaC gene encoding 1,2-phenylacetyl-CoA epoxidase subunit PaaC codes for MTQETLKPQEKKALIELLYQLADDDFLLSFRGSEWLGLAPHIEEDVAFSSISQDMMGHANLYYNLLEDLGEGEADRIAHLRTPDQFRNAIILEEVNGPGTYLKEPDYDWAFTVVRNYFYAVHKHIRLDSLRHSSYEPLAEAARKIMTEQYYHLMHWEIWFKQLMTSTDEATLRMTAAIQKVWKDFGGVLTLGPYYEEIVKANFIDDENVMKKRWNNKIEAVLKEVGASYPGEPRMERGNGRNGVHTEDLKQATATLSEVYATNPATGW; via the coding sequence ATGACACAGGAAACGTTAAAACCACAAGAGAAAAAAGCGTTGATCGAGCTGCTTTATCAACTGGCAGACGATGATTTTCTTCTTTCGTTCCGCGGTTCGGAGTGGCTCGGCCTTGCACCGCATATTGAAGAGGATGTTGCGTTCTCATCGATCTCACAAGACATGATGGGGCACGCAAACCTTTACTATAACTTGCTCGAAGATCTTGGTGAAGGCGAAGCTGACAGAATCGCTCATCTTCGAACGCCAGATCAGTTCCGAAACGCAATCATCTTAGAAGAAGTGAACGGACCTGGAACGTACTTAAAAGAACCAGATTACGACTGGGCCTTCACTGTTGTACGCAACTATTTTTACGCTGTACACAAACATATACGTCTAGATTCACTGCGTCACTCTTCCTATGAACCTTTGGCAGAAGCCGCACGCAAAATCATGACAGAGCAATACTATCACCTGATGCATTGGGAGATCTGGTTCAAACAGCTGATGACGAGTACAGATGAAGCGACCCTGCGAATGACAGCAGCCATCCAAAAGGTTTGGAAAGACTTTGGCGGCGTTCTTACGCTCGGACCGTATTATGAAGAGATCGTAAAGGCGAACTTCATCGATGATGAGAACGTTATGAAGAAGAGATGGAACAACAAGATTGAAGCTGTCTTAAAAGAAGTAGGTGCATCTTATCCGGGTGAACCTCGCATGGAAAGAGGCAACGGTCGAAACGGCGTTCATACCGAAGACTTGAAGCAAGCAACTGCAACACTGTCTGAAGTTTATGCAACAAATCCTGCAACTGGCTGGTAA
- a CDS encoding enoyl-CoA hydratase-related protein produces the protein MFETISYETRGKTAWITLNRPDKLNAFTSLMHKEMVSAIKEANKDSNVRAVVITGAGRAFCSGQDLTGSPEGADYGDVLRKGYNPMVQALVAMEKPVIAAVNGVAAGAGMSLALACDFRIASEKASFIEAFIHVGLVPDSGNLYFLPRLVGHAKAMELAVLGEKITAQQAKEFGLVTKTVSEEEFMLEVETFAEKLANMPTKAIGLIKRYMNKSWESDLNEVLEYEAQAQKIAGESADHQEGLHAFIEKRKPAFTGK, from the coding sequence ATGTTTGAAACGATCAGCTACGAAACAAGAGGAAAAACGGCTTGGATTACTTTAAATCGTCCGGATAAACTCAATGCATTCACATCACTCATGCATAAGGAAATGGTGTCAGCGATAAAGGAAGCTAACAAAGACAGCAATGTAAGAGCAGTTGTTATTACTGGCGCCGGGCGTGCATTCTGTTCAGGTCAAGACTTAACAGGTTCACCAGAGGGCGCTGATTATGGCGATGTTCTGCGAAAAGGATACAATCCGATGGTGCAAGCACTAGTTGCCATGGAGAAGCCTGTAATCGCAGCCGTGAACGGTGTTGCAGCTGGTGCAGGAATGAGTCTCGCTCTAGCTTGTGACTTCCGTATCGCAAGTGAGAAAGCGAGTTTCATAGAAGCATTCATTCATGTTGGTCTCGTACCTGACTCTGGAAATCTGTACTTCTTACCTCGTTTAGTAGGTCATGCAAAAGCGATGGAGCTTGCGGTACTAGGTGAAAAGATCACCGCTCAACAAGCAAAAGAGTTTGGACTTGTAACAAAAACGGTAAGCGAAGAAGAGTTCATGCTTGAAGTGGAAACGTTCGCTGAGAAACTAGCAAACATGCCGACTAAAGCAATTGGTCTCATCAAACGCTATATGAATAAAAGCTGGGAAAGCGATCTGAACGAAGTGCTGGAATATGAGGCACAAGCGCAAAAAATTGCTGGTGAGTCAGCGGATCATCAAGAAGGTCTGCATGCATTTATAGAGAAGAGAAAACCAGCATTCACAGGAAAATAG
- the paaB gene encoding 1,2-phenylacetyl-CoA epoxidase subunit PaaB: protein MNESTSEFYNVYEVFSKKTDKSPFQHSFSLLAPNADMALIMAKENFFRRETVADIWVVKRENIRGLNQDEREMLKRLDKQYRETKGYGYLKKKWRDYNQEQFTEQHILGGRGDNS from the coding sequence GTGAACGAATCAACAAGTGAGTTTTACAACGTATATGAAGTATTCAGTAAAAAAACAGATAAATCTCCGTTTCAGCATAGCTTCAGCCTTTTAGCACCAAACGCGGATATGGCGCTCATCATGGCAAAAGAGAACTTTTTCAGAAGAGAAACGGTTGCTGACATTTGGGTTGTAAAAAGAGAGAACATAAGGGGTCTTAACCAGGACGAGAGAGAGATGCTGAAACGCCTCGATAAACAGTATAGAGAAACCAAAGGGTACGGCTATTTAAAGAAGAAGTGGCGTGACTACAACCAGGAGCAGTTTACTGAACAGCACATCCTTGGCGGAAGGGGAGACAATTCATGA